The Halichoerus grypus chromosome 15, mHalGry1.hap1.1, whole genome shotgun sequence genome includes a window with the following:
- the LOC118550181 gene encoding uncharacterized protein LOC118550181 codes for MSQPRPPGLEEAALETLLGDLIGYYKEEAGAGRLRVCRQAALTHRAQRLLDTGAPPQFYLPELLVPDLGSTHSWGAPSPAQRVCHELVQALEFLELISVNLLLFPWRKEIRSLKTYTGNFAYRVQPALSEHTLHRLLGRLGYTATSEAEFSLVQAISKEDAKQMVFGIFLARVACEAILETSSRQVLGLGREKLARPHSRHSSGRRLVKAHNCPAGAQPGPGPPEGLGPERALPEGPDHQSAVPVALSLPEVSTFPCTPLAGPLLRVDFQHRTSRCSDSEEFLTCYSDLVLHRTPLFPKDLVLSSLKADQVQGPAQAPSPPSGEAVTSSASSGEWSPVPDAAPENRVVTVPSQLCLTPSPQLSGKSLDPKPEAQAEPATPDTDAVPPNTSCEMHELCEHLSHLLGPPTLAGHPQGFPGPGLEGNEQPEPLRGPEPAGEGGSPDSRVTQLWRATQTPSHVREPPNMHYVPPVGAGGANSHPRPPLRQQLKMSPLDGTGTDTLTEHMALPPAK; via the exons ATGAGCCAGCCCCGACCCCCGGGCCTAGAGGAGGCTGCCCTTGAGACCCTCCTGGGCGACCTCATCGGCTACTACAAAGAGGAGGCAGGGGCGGGCCGGCTTCGGGTCTGCAGGCAAGCAGCCCTCACCCACAGGGCCCAGCGGCTCTTGGACACGGGAGCCCCCCCTCAGTTCTATCTGCCTGAGCTTCTGGTCCCTGATCTGGGCTCCACTCACTCCTGGGGggcacccagccctgcccagcgTGTCTGCCACGAACTGGTGCAAGCACTAGAATTCCTGGAGCTCATATCTGTCAACCTACTTCTGTTTCCCTGGAGGAAGGAAATCAGGTCCCTAAAG ACATACACTGGGAACTTCGCCTACCGGGTGCAGCCTGCACTCTCCGAACACACGCTGCACAGGCTTCTGGGCAGGCTGGGCTACACGGCCACCTCCGAGGCGGAGTTTTCGCTGGTCCAGGCCATCAGCAAGGAGGATGCCAAGCAGATGGTGTTTGGGATCTTCCTGGCGAGAGTTGCATGTGAGGCCATTCTGGAAACCTCGAGCAGGCAGGTGCTGGGACTGGGCAGAGAGAAACTGGCCAGGCCCCACTCCAGGCACAGCTCAGGGAGAAGGCTGGTGAAGGCCCACAACTGTCCCGCGGGGGCCCAGCCAGGCCCGGGGCCCCCAGAAGGGCTGGGGCCTGAGAGGGCCCTGCCCGAGGGCCCTGACCATCAGAGCGCTGTGCCGGTGGCCCTGAGTCTGCCTGAGGTCTCGACGTTCCCCTGCACCCCTCTTGCTGGCCCCCTGCTCCGCGTGGACTTCCAGCACCGCACCAGCAGATGCTCAGACAGTGAGGAGTTCTTGACCTGCTACAGTGACCTTGTTCTGCACCGGACACCCTTGTTCCCCAAGGACCTTGTCCTGAGCAGCTTGAAGGCAGACCAAGtccagggcccagcccaggctcccagccccccTTCGGGTGAGGCAGTCACCTCCTCAGCTAGCAGCGGTGAGTGGTCCCCGGTCCCTGATGCAGCTCCTGAGAACAGAGTGGTCACCGTGCCCAGCCAGCTCTGCCTGACACCAAGTCCCCAACTGTCAGGGAAGTCCTTGGACCCAAAGCCAGAAGCCCAGGCAGAGCCGGCCACCCCTGACACTGATGCTGTTCCTCCAAACACTTCCTGTGAGATGCATGAGCTCTGTGAACACCTCTCCCATCTCCTTGGACCCCCAACTCTAGCGGGCCATCCTCAGGGCTTCCCAGGCCCCGGGCTTGAGGGGAATGAACAACCAGAGCCTCTCAGGGGGCCAGAGCCAGCCGGCGAGGGTGGCAGCCCAGACAGTAGGGTCACTCAGCTCTGGAGGGCGACTCAGACCCCCTCTCATGTACGAGAGCCCCCCAACATGCACTATGTCCCTCCCGTGGGAGCCGGAGGTGCCAATTCCCACCCGAGACCACCACTCAGGCAACAGCTGAAAATGTCACCCCTGGATGGCACAGGAACAGACACCCTGACTGAGCACATGGCTCTGCCACCAGCAAAGTGA